CATGGCGCCGGCCGAAGCGGGGACCGACTTCGAGTTGTGGCTCGTGCGCGGCCAGGAGGCGATCTCCGTCGGGCTGATGCAGCCGGACGATGAGGAGCAGGGGATCTTCGCGACGGACACCTTCGTCGCGGGCGACACCCTCGCCATCACGGTCGAGCAGGCCGGTGGATCGCCGTCGGGCGCCCCGACCTCGGACCCGATCCTCGCGATCGCCACCGCGTAGAGCGCCCGTCTCCTCGCGACCCTGTCTCGCTGAGCTGCCACGCTCCAGCCGAGCTGCCACCGACCATGCGCCGAAATGGTGGCAGCTCGACGATCCGATGGCAGCTCGGCGGGAGGGAACGTGCGAGAGGGGTGCGCCCAGCGCGCACGATGCAAGAAACGACGCGAGCTCAACGTGCAATCGGGCGCGATCCGTGCCTATAATGTAATTCATTATAGTTAATTGCGGAGAGTGAGCGCGCGATGAGCCTGAACCACACGAATCCGAGCGGCTTCCTGCCCGATTCGCAGCTGTACCACCCCACGCAGCATCACTTCCGGGGCAGCCTCGGCCGCTTCGCGACCGGCGTCGCCGTGGTGACGTTCATCGGCCCCGAGGGCGAGCGCCGCGGCATCACCATCAACTCCTTCACGTCGATCTCGATGGATCCGGCGCTCGTGCTCGCGTCGATCGGGCGGACTGCGCGCTCGCACGACGCACTCCAGGGCGCCAACTTCACCATCAACATCCTGGGGGCCGAGCAGCAGGCGCTCGCGAGCGAGTTCGCGGGCCGACCGGGATCGGCGACGCCGGTCTGGATCGACGGCGAGTTCGCGCCGCGGGTCGGCGGCACGATCAGCTGGTTCGAGTGCACGCCCTGGGCCGACTACGACGGCGGCGACCACACCATCTTCCTCGGGGAGGTGCGGAACTTCGACTACAGCCGGGGCGACGCGCTCGGTTTCGTCGGCGGTCAGTTCACTGTGATTCCCGAGGCGGGCGGCAGTCCGGAGGACCTCTTCTAGCATCACCACCGGTGCCGCCGCAGCACCGCACCGCAGCACCGCACCGCACACCGCAGCACACGAAGGACTCAGCATGGGAATCAGCACCGGACAGCAGTACATCGATCGGGTGAACGCGCGTCGCCCCGACGTGTTCATCGACGGCGAGCGGATCGGCGCAGGCCTCGCGGATCACCCCCAGTTCGCCGCGAGCGTGCGCACCTTCGCGCGGCTCTTCGACATGCAGCACGATTCCGAGCACCAGGCCGCGTTGACGTTCGCGTCGCCGACGACCGGTGACCTGGTGAGCACCTCGTTCCTGGTGCCGCGCACCGAGGCGGACCTCGTGCGCCGCCGCGAGGGCATGCGCGTGTGGGCGACCGAGACCAACGGGTTCCTCGGGCGCACCGGCGACTACATGAACAGCGCGCTCACGGCGCTGGCGGCGGCCACCAGCTTCTTCGCGCAGGCGGATCCGGTGTTCGGTGAGCGGATCGCCGCCTACACCGAGTACGTGCGCGAGAACGACCTGCTGACCGCGCACGCGCTCATCCCGCCGCAGACGAACCGCGCGGTCCCGAGCTCGGAGCAGGGCGACGGCCGCATCGCCGCACGTGTGGTCGAGGAGCGGGCCGACGGGATCGTGGTGCGCGGGGCGCGCATGCTCGCCACCGCCGCCCCGATCGCCGACGAGCTGCTCGTCTTCCCGTCGACGGTGCTGCGCGGTGCGCCGCAGGACGCGCCGTACTCCTACGCCTTCGCGATCCCGAGCGATGCCCCGGGGCTGAAGTACTACTGCCGCACGTCGATGTACGGCGGGTCCGGGGTGGTGAACGAGCCGCTGGCCGCGCGCTACGAGGAGGTCGACGCGCTCGTCGTGTTCGACGATGTCTTCGTGCCGAACGACCGGATCTTCATGCTCGGCAACCCGAAGGTGCGGAACGAGTGGTACTCGGCGACCGGGGCCGGCCAGTTGATGACGCACCAGGTCGCCTGTCGCACCCTCGCGAAGACCGAGTTCTACCTCGGTCTCGCGAGTGAGATCGCCGACGCGATCGGCATCGAGCAGTTCCAGCACATTCAGGAGGACCTCGGCGAGCTGATCACCTACGTCGAGATCGAGCGGGCGCTGCTGCGCGCCGCCGAGGCCGACGGCGAGGTCAACGCCGACGGTGTGTACCTGCCGCGCTGGCAGACCCTGAACGCCGCACGCAACTGGTTCCCGAAGAGCGTGTCGCAGCGGTTGACCGAGATCATCCGCAAGTTCTCGGCCTCGGGGCTCATGTCGCTCCCGGGCGAGCAGGATCTCCAGCACCTCGACGCGCGGGCCGATCTGGATCGCTACTTGCAGGGGGCCCGCGTCGACGCGGAGACTCGGATCCGACTGTTCAAGCTCGCGCTCGATGCCTCCGTCTCCGGATTCGCGGGCCGCGAGAACCTGTACGAGTACTTCTTCTTCGGGGATCCCGTGCGGATGAAGGCGGCGCTGGTGTCGAGCTACGACCGCGACCCGGCCCGCGCGCGGGTGCGGGAGCTGCTGGCTCGCGGAGCGTAGGGGCGCGGCGCGTCGGACGCGGATCGCTCGACGCGCAGGGGCCCGCACCGGTGACGGTGCGGGCCCCTGCTCTGGGTGCCGGCGGCGTGGTCGGCCTCAGGCGTGATGAACCTCAGACGTGCGCGATCCGGCGCCCGCGCACGCGTGCGGCCGGTGCCTGCAGCACGTCAGCGGCGAGGGACGCGAACCCGGCTTCCCGACCGGCCAGGCCGTCGGTGACGATGATGCTCGCGGCGCCCTCCGTGGTCTCCGCCCGCAGCGCCGCGTCGAGCGCGAGGGTCCACGCCTCGGTGGCGGCCTTGACCGCCGCGTAGTTGGCGCTCGACGCCGTGGGGGCCTGCGCCAGCGGGGAACTCACCGTCAGGATGCGTGGCCCCCCGGTCGAGATGAGGTCGGGCAGAAACTCCCGGCTCACCACGCGCAGGCTGTCGAAGGAGCCCGCGAGCAGGCGGTACTTCTCGTCGCTCTGCCCGGCGATGCCCGTGCCGCCCGCCCATCCGCCGACGAGGTGCACGAGGTGGCTGACCGTCGTGCCCGACGCGAGCAGCGCGGCGTGCAGCGCCGCGGTCGCGTCGGGATCGGTGAGGTCGACCGCGTGCGCACTCACCCGGTCGCCCGCACGCTGCACGGCGGGGGCCGCGGGGAGCGTGCCCCGGCGGCTCACGAGGCAGACCCGGAGGCCCCGGCCGAGGAGTTCCTCAGCCAGGGCCTCGCTGGTTGCGCTCGAAGCGCCGGAGATGAGGACCGTCTCCATCGTGTCGTCCGTCACTTGTCGAACAGGTGGCTGTTCTGCGGGTGCGGCGGGCGCACGTAGCCGAACTCGACGTCGAGGATCGGTCCCTCCTCCTGATCCTTCGTGAGCCAGTACTGCCCGGCTCGGTCGTACGACGACTCGATGACGATCGCGTGCTGCGAGGCCGTCATCATGTCGCGGAAGATGCGCTCCATGCGCAGCCCCTTCACCGTGCCGACCGCGCCGATCTCCTTGAACATGAGCTCGACGACCTGGCGCGCCTCGCTCACGACGTGCACGTTGACCTCGTGCATCAGCACGCGGAGCTCGTAGTCGATGTGCGTCTGGGTCTTCGCGTTCTCGTAGGCGCGGGCGATCACGTCCTGCATGAAGAGGCGGGCGGAGCGGATCTTCGCGTCGGCCTTGCCGACCGCGATGTAGTTGGTCTGCTCCTTGCCGAGCCGCGCCTGGCGGAAGGAGCCGCGGCGGGCGCGCATCAGCGTGGTCTTCTTGAACTCCTCGAGGGCCGCGACCGCGAGTCCGAGCGCGTGGGCGGCGTGCGCGGCGAGGTTGAAGTTCGCGCGCATCAGCGGGGAGGCGTAGTGGTGAGTCCAGATCCCCGACTCGTTCACCATCTCGCGGGGCATGAACACCTCCTCGACGGTGATGTCGCCGCTGCCGGTGCCGCGCAGGCCGAGCCCGTTCCAGTTGTTGTGCACCTGCACGTCCTTCGCGGGGATGTACCCCGAGATGTAGTACGGCAGGCCGTCGCGCGGGCTCGTGAGCGGCTCGCCGTCCTCGCCGTGCAGCACCGAGCGGCCGTAGAGGTAGGTGGCCTCGGGGGATCCCGAGCAGAACGGCCACTTGCCCGTGACCATGTAGCCGCCCTCGACCTTGCGCGCGATGCCGCTCGCCCGGCCGACATTGCCCGCGGTGATCCAGCGCTCGGTCTTGAGGATCTCGCGCATCGCCTCGGGCTGCGCCCAGGTCGACCCGGTGTGCAGCATGCAGAGCCAGCCGACCGAGCCGTTCATACGCGAGAGCTCCTCGACGGCTTCGAGCCACTCGAGCGGGTGCACGTCGAGGCCGCCCAGCTCAGCGGGGAGGAAGGCCCGGTACATGCCGGTCTCGTAGAGGGCGTCGGTGATCTCGGCGGGCATCCGCCGCTCGTCCTCGATCGTCGCCTCGGCGGCGAGGATCATGGGCTCGAGCGGGCGCACGCTCTCGATGAGTCGTGGGCGATCGAGGGGTTCGACGGACATGGGGCTCCTTACGGCTGCGAATACTATTGATACGAATCACAATTCATGTGAATCAATATGGTGCAAAGGTAGCAGCGATCCTGCGAGTCCGCACTGGGAAATCGCAGAAAAAGTGATAAATGAATATAGTTGATGCTGGAAGATGCCGATGACGCTTGGAGAATCGACGATGGATCAGCCCACGCCCGCGACGCAGCAGGAGATCGAGGTGCCCGGTGACGTGCACGAGGTGACGCGCACGACCACGCGGCAGTTCTCCGCGGGCGAGACGTTCGACTACGCGGCGACCGCCGGCACGCTGGTGGTGCGCGAGAACGAGGGCGCCCCCATCGCGTCGATGTTCTACACCGCGTACGAGCGACTGCCGCGCGACCCGCAGCGGCCGATCACCTTCCTCTTCAACGGCGGCCCGGGATCGGCGAGCCTGTGGCTCAACATCGGCGGCTTCGGCCCGCGCCGGGCGTCCACGCTCACTCCGTCCGCCACGCCCCCTGCGCCCTACGCCTGGGGCGACAACCCGCACACCATGCTCGGGTACTCGGACCTCGTGTTCATCGACGCGGTCGGCACCGGGTACTCGCGACTGGCACCGGGCGTCGACCCCGCGCGTGCGTGGGGCGTGGACCAGGATATCGACCTCTTCGCGAAGGCGGTCACGCGGTATCTGGCACGCACCGGGGCTTGGAACCGGCCGCGATACCTCTTCGGCGAGTCCTACGGCACCACGCGCGCCGCCGGTCTCGTGCACCGGCTTCAGAACCAGGGCATCGACGTCAACGGCGTCGTGCTGCTCTCGACCCTGCTCAACCGGAGCACCTCGTTCTCCGCGGGCGACCACTTCTACATCAACCTCCTGCCGAGCTACGCGGCGACGGCCCGGTACCACGGAGTGGCCGGGCACACCGGGCTCGATGACGCGGCGTTCCTCGATGCCGCGCGCGCGTTCGCGCTGGGGGAGTACAGCTCGGCACTGCTGGCGGGCGATCGGCTCGACGACTCCCGGCTCGCGACGGTCGCCGAGGAGCTCTCCGGCTTCATCGGCATTCCCGCCGCGGAGCTGATCCGCCAGCGGCTGCGCCCGGAGATGGAGTGGTTCCGCGAGGCGCTGCTGCGCAACCAGGAGCGGAAGATCGGCCGTTTCGACGCCCGGTTCACGGCCGACAACGGCTACGTGATCGGCACGGGATCCCACGATCCCGCGACCGACGACGCGGCCACCGCCGCCGTGAACAGTGCGCACCTGGCCGCGTACCGCGAGCACCTGCACACCGACCTCGGCTTCGAGACGGAGCTGCCCTACCTCCCGCTCAACAACGTGCAGGTGGCCGCCGCGTGGGACTGGAAGCACAAGGCCCCCGGGATCGATGTGCCGCTGGAGGTGCCGGATGTGGGCTACGACCTGGCCGCCGCGATGCGCCGCAACCCGGCGCTCCGCGTGCTCGTGACGGGTGGAGTCTACGACCTCGCCACCCCGTTCTTCCACGCCGAGAACGACGTGGCCCGCATGTTCCTCTCCCCGGAGGTCCGCGCGAACCTGCAGTTCGTGTGGCACGAGGCGGGGCACATGTCGTTCGTGGACGAGGAGGTCATCACCCGCATGAGCGCCGACCTCGCCGGGTTCTATCGCGGTACACTGCCGCATACGTCATAGTTGAGTCAGTGAGCGAGTCGCGACCGTCCAGCGCACCGCGCGCGAGCGACGCGGCTCCGGAGAGAATGAGTACCCCAGTGAATACGCAGGCTTCGAGGCAGTCGGTCCCGGCGACCCGCGCGATCGCGGACACGCTCGTCGACCTGATCGAGCGCGAGGCCCGCGAGGGTGACCTGCTCCCGGGGCACTTCGTCGGCACGAAGAAGGAGCTCCTCGAGCGCTTCGGCGTGGCCCCCGCCACCCTCGGGGAGGCGATCCGCGTGCTCCGCAACCGCGGGGTCATCACCGTGAAGCCGGGTCCCGGCGGCGGCATCTTCCTCGCCGCGCAGTCGCCCATCACGCGACTCGGGCACAGCCTCATTCAGCTGGAGGCCACCGACGCGTCCGTTGAGGACTGCCTCGGGATCACCGACTCGCTCGACCAGGAGGTCGTGCGCGACGCTGTGCGGTACAGGACGGCTCAGGACGCCGCCGACCTCGCCGCGATGCTCGTCGAACTCGAACGCGTGTGGGGCGACACGGATCTCGCGCAGCCGCTGAACTGGCGCCTGCACAAGCGCATCGCCGAGATCACCCCGAACCGCATTCTGAGCATCGTCTACACGAACGTGGTCGACTACATCCTCACGCACCTCGACGGCGTGCCGAACGCTCCCGGGTTCTCGTCCACGTCGGAGGATCGCCTCGACGTGCACCGCCGACTCGTGCAGGGGATCGTCGATCAGGATCTCGACACGGCGCTCGACGCCGTGCGCGACCACCGCACGGTGCTGTCGCGCAAATGACGAGCACCTCGGACGCAGCGGACGCCGAGACGTCGGCCGACGGGACGCGTGCGGTCGCCGCGCCGCAGTCCACGACGGTCTCCCGAGCGGTCCGGCTGCTGGGGCTCCTCGCCGAGCACCCGGAGGGTCTCACCATCACCGAACTCGCGGCCGCACTGCAGACGCAGCGCCCGCCGCTCTATCGCATCGCGAACAGCCTGCTCGACCGGAGGCTCATCCACCGGCGCGCGGACGCCCGGTATGTGCTCGGCGGTGGGCTGCTGGACCTCGCACTGCCGATGCAGCGCTCGCTCGAGGACGTGTTCGTCGAGCCGCTGCAACGCGCGGCGAACGCCGCCGCCGCGGGCGCGGTGCTGGTGCTCGAGGGAGCGGACGGGCTGGTCGCCGCGGTGTCGCAGTCGCCCGAGACGACACAGTTGCACCTCGTGACCCCCGTCGGCCACCACTTCACGGAGGGGCCGATCGCACCCCGGCTCGCCATCGAGGCGCAGCGCCCCGCCGCGCGGGATCCCGAGTCGATGTCGGCTCTGCTCGATGAGGTGCGGGATCGCGGGTACGCGACCAGCGGCGGTGCGGCGTTCGCGGGCGCCTGGGCCGTCGCGTTCCCGGTGCAGCTGCCGGAACAGTACGGCCTCGCGTGCGCGATGCTCGTGACGCTCCAGGAACGGGACGAGGCCGGGGTGATCCGCGCCGGCGAGCGCATGGTCCAGGACATCGCGGCACGACTCACCGGGCTCGGGTTCACCGCCGCGGAGCGCCGCACCCCGGCTCGGGGGTGAGCGCTCCGCGCGGCGGCGGGATCAGACCGCGACCGCGACCAGTCCGCCGGTGATTCCCGCGGCGGCCAGCTCGCCCGCCGCTGCGACGAGCCGATCGTTCGCCTCGACCTCGCCGATCGTGGCGCGCAGGCCCTCGCCGGGGAAGGGGCGCACCAGGATCCCGTGGCGCTCCAGGATCTCCGCGGCGGCGGCGGTGTCGTCGCCGAGCGGGAACCAGATGAAGTTGCCCTGCGACTCGGGGAGCCGCCAGCCGCCGGCCGTCAGGGCGCCGAGCACGCGGGCGCGCTCGGCGATGAGCGCGTCGACCCGCACCTGGAGCTCCGCCTCCGCCTCGAGCGACGCGGTGGCGGCCCGCTGTGCCAGGCTCGTGACGCCGAACGGCAGTGCGACCTTCCGCATCGCCTGCGCCAGCGGCTCGGGGGCGATGGCGTATCCGACCCGGATGCCCGCGAGCCCGTAGGCCTTGGAGAAGGTGTGCGCCACCGCCACGTTCGGGTAGCGGCGGAAGAGCTCCACGCCCGTCGGAGCATCCTCCTGCTCGTTGAAGTGCTGGTACGCCTCGTCGATCACGACGACGATGTCGCTCGGCACCCGGTCGAGGAAGCGGACCAGCTCGGCGTTGCTCACGGTGGTGCCGGTGGGGTTGTTGGGGTTGCAGACGATGATGAGTCGGGTGCGGTCCGTGATGGCCGCGGCCATGGCGTCGAGATCGTGCCGGTGCTCGGCGGTGAGCGGCACGTGCACCGACTCGGCGCCCGCGGCCCGGACCAGCATCGGATACGCCTCGAAGGATCGCCAGGCGAACAGCACCTCGTCGCCCGGACCCGCGGTGGCGCGCATGAGCTGCGACACGATCTCGACCGAGCCGCTTCCGAGCACGACGTTCGACGTGTCGACGCCGTACCGCGCGGCGATCGCCCCGCTGAGATCCGCGGCCGAGGAATCGGGGTAGCGGTTGATGCCGCTCAGCAGGTCGGCGATGGCGGTGGCGACCGAGGGGAGCGCCGGGTAGGGGTTCTCGTTCGAGGAGAGCTTGAACACGGGACCGTCGGCGGCCTCGGTCGGGGCGGCCTTCCCCTGGCGGTAGCTCGGGAGCGCGTCGAGGTCGGGGCGGAGGCGGAGGTCGGTCATGAGGTTGGTGCTCCTTCGATCGGGCGGTTCGGGGCGGTGCCCGCATTGACGTGGCGGGCCGCAAATCCTAAAATCTCAATTGATTATAACCATTTGTCTGAAAATGCGGAGGATCGTGTGACACACATCGACGACTGGACCCTGGGCGCGCACGAGTTCGTGGCCGGCATCGACGCGAACGGCGGCGCCGGCGCGCGCTTCACCGGTCACCTCGAGCGCCACGCGGTGCGGGCCGGAGACGGCTCGCCGATCGGCTCGGCGTTCACGACGACGTATCTGCTCGGTCCCGCTGCGGGATCGGAGCGGCCGGTCACGTTTGTGTTCAACGGGGGCCCCGGGGTCTCGTCGGTGTGGCTGCACTTCGGCGGGGTCGGGCCGTATCGGGTCGCCGTGCCGACCGCGCTGCGCGAGGGGATCCTGCCGCCGTACCGACTCGAGGAGAATCCGGGCAGCCTGCTCGCCGCGACCGACCTCGTGTTCATCGATCCGATCCGCACCGGCTACGGCGCGCTCGACGACGGCGCCGACCCCGCGCTCGTCGCCGGAGTCGAGGGCGACGTCGCGCACGTGGCCGACATCATCCTCGCGTGGCTGGAGCGCCACGGCCGCCTCGGGAGTCGGGTCTTCCTGGTGGGAGAGAGCTACGGGACGATCCGGGCCTCGCTCCTCGCGACGCGGCTGCTCGGTCGCGACAACAGCGTCGCGGTCGAAGGAGTGGCGCTCATCGGCCAGGCCCTCAACGTGCAGGAGACCACCCAGCGGCCGGGCAACGTGGTCGGGTTCGTGGCTGCCGTGCCCTTCCTCGCCGCGACGGCGCACTTCCACGGCCGTGGGGCGAACGGCGGTCGTCCGCTCGCGGAGGTGGTCGAGGCCGCGCATCGCTGGTCGCTTGAGCGGCTCGGGCCGGTGCTGCTGCGCGGGGACCAGGTGCCGCCCGCGGAGCTCGCCGAGGTCGCGGCGGAGTTCGCGGGCTTCTGCGGGCTGCCGCAGGAGGAGCTGGTGCGACGACGCCTGCGGGTGTCGAAGGAGGACTACCGGCGGATGCTGCTGGCAGACGAGGGTGCGGTCCTCGGCCTCACCGACACGCGGTACACCCTGCCGACGGCCGTTCCCGGCGTCGCCGGGCCCGAGTTCGAGCCGACGTCGGTCCACCTCGACGCCGCGTACACGGCCATCAGCCACCGCTTCTTCGTGGAGTCGCTCGGCGCCCCCGCGCACGTGCGCTACCGGCTCGCCGACCCCACCACGCACGAGGGGTGGGACTACCAGGAGGCGAGCTCGGTGGGCGCGTTCGGGGGGAGCCCGATGCCGTCTCCCTTCGCGCTCTTCGACTACCCGGCCCACCTCCGCTCCTGGATGCGCGTGAACCCCGGCGCGCGGCTGTTCGTCGGCACGGGCCACTACGACTCGCTCACGACGGTCGGCGCCGCGCGGCATCTCCTCGCGCAGAACGGGCTGCCCGGGGACCGGGTCCTCGAGCGCCACTACGAGGGCGGGCACATGATGTACACGGATCCCGCGGCGGCGGCGCGATTGGGCGCGGATCTGCGGGAGTTCATCGCGGATGGGAGCCGCTAGTTTCGGCGTCTTGCACTAATTCAATGTAACGAATATATTGATTACATCGTCAGTATCCGTGAGAGGACCCGAATGACCCAGCAGACCGGAGGAGATCTCCTCGCCGAATCCCTGATCGCCCAGGGGGTCGACCGCATCTTCGGGATCCCCGGGGTGCAGCTCGACGCGGCGGCCGACGCGCTCCACGCGCGCGCCGACCAGATCGACTTCATCTGCGCGCGCAACGAGCAGGCCACGACCTACATGGCCGACGGCTACGCGCGCAGCACCGGCCGGGTCGGCGTGGCCATGGTCGTGCCGGGCCCCGGCGTGCTCAATGCGCTCGCCGGCCTCGCGACGGCGTACTCGGCGAATTCACCGGTGCTGCTCATCGCGGGCCAGATCGATTCGCAGGCCATCGGCAAGGGGCTCGGCGCCCTGCACGAGATCCCGGATCAGACCGGCGTGCTCGAGCGCCTCACGAAGTGGACCGGGATCGCCCGGAGCGCCGACGAGATCCCGGGCCTCGTCGCGGAGGCTTTCCGCCAGCTCCGCTCGGGTCGACCGCGGCCGGTGGCGCTCGAGGTGCCGCCGGACGTGCTCGCCGCGTTCTCCGACGCCGCGATCGCCCCGTACGTCGAGCCGGCCCCGCAGCTGCCGCCGGCCGGGGACATCGCTCGCGCCGCCGAGCTGCTCGCGGAGGCGAAGGCCCCGCTGATCGTCGTGGGCGGGGGCGTGCTCGCGAGTGGTGCGTCCGAGGAGTTGGTGGCGCTCGCCGAGCGCCTCGAGGCTCCGGTGCTCATGACCGAGAACGGGCGCGGCGCGATCGACGCCCGGCACCGCCTGGCGTTCGACGCGCTGGCGCTGCGCGAGTTGCGCGAACGCGCGGACCTCGTGCTCGCGGTCGGTACCCGGTTCGTGTCGACGTTCGGGACCCAGGTCGACGTGGGCGACGCGCAGGTGATCCTGCTGAACGCGGAGGAGGCCGATCTGCACGGACCGCGCGCGGCCGCGGTGCGCATCCACGGCGACGCGAAGCTCGGGCTGGCCGAGCTGCTCGCCGCGGTGCCGGCGGGGCAGGCGGAGCGGCGCGACGAGGAGCTGGATCGCACCCGCGCGTGGGTCACCGAGCGATTCGATGACATCTCGCCGCAGCGCGAATACCTCGAGGTGATCCGCGCGGCGCTGCCCGACAACGGCGTCTTCGTCAGCGAGTTCACCCAGGTCGGCTACGCCGCGAGCGCCTGTTACCCGGCGCACGATCCCCGAACCTACATCGGGCCGGGGTACCAAGGCACCCTCGGGTACGGCTTCGCCACCGCGCTCGGCGTCAAGGCGGCCGACCCGGAGCGCGCGGTGATCTCCGTGAACGGCGACGGCGGATTCTCCTGGACCCTGCAGGAGCTCTCGACCGCGAAGCGCTACGGGCTCGGGCTCGTCACCATCGTGTTCCACGACGGCTTCTACGGCAACGTGCGCCGCATCCAGAAGAACCGGTACG
Above is a genomic segment from Leucobacter rhizosphaerae containing:
- a CDS encoding flavin reductase family protein, encoding MSLNHTNPSGFLPDSQLYHPTQHHFRGSLGRFATGVAVVTFIGPEGERRGITINSFTSISMDPALVLASIGRTARSHDALQGANFTINILGAEQQALASEFAGRPGSATPVWIDGEFAPRVGGTISWFECTPWADYDGGDHTIFLGEVRNFDYSRGDALGFVGGQFTVIPEAGGSPEDLF
- the hpaB gene encoding 4-hydroxyphenylacetate 3-monooxygenase, oxygenase component codes for the protein MGISTGQQYIDRVNARRPDVFIDGERIGAGLADHPQFAASVRTFARLFDMQHDSEHQAALTFASPTTGDLVSTSFLVPRTEADLVRRREGMRVWATETNGFLGRTGDYMNSALTALAAATSFFAQADPVFGERIAAYTEYVRENDLLTAHALIPPQTNRAVPSSEQGDGRIAARVVEERADGIVVRGARMLATAAPIADELLVFPSTVLRGAPQDAPYSYAFAIPSDAPGLKYYCRTSMYGGSGVVNEPLAARYEEVDALVVFDDVFVPNDRIFMLGNPKVRNEWYSATGAGQLMTHQVACRTLAKTEFYLGLASEIADAIGIEQFQHIQEDLGELITYVEIERALLRAAEADGEVNADGVYLPRWQTLNAARNWFPKSVSQRLTEIIRKFSASGLMSLPGEQDLQHLDARADLDRYLQGARVDAETRIRLFKLALDASVSGFAGRENLYEYFFFGDPVRMKAALVSSYDRDPARARVRELLARGA
- a CDS encoding SDR family NAD(P)-dependent oxidoreductase, whose product is METVLISGASSATSEALAEELLGRGLRVCLVSRRGTLPAAPAVQRAGDRVSAHAVDLTDPDATAALHAALLASGTTVSHLVHLVGGWAGGTGIAGQSDEKYRLLAGSFDSLRVVSREFLPDLISTGGPRILTVSSPLAQAPTASSANYAAVKAATEAWTLALDAALRAETTEGAASIIVTDGLAGREAGFASLAADVLQAPAARVRGRRIAHV
- a CDS encoding acyl-CoA dehydrogenase family protein; the encoded protein is MSVEPLDRPRLIESVRPLEPMILAAEATIEDERRMPAEITDALYETGMYRAFLPAELGGLDVHPLEWLEAVEELSRMNGSVGWLCMLHTGSTWAQPEAMREILKTERWITAGNVGRASGIARKVEGGYMVTGKWPFCSGSPEATYLYGRSVLHGEDGEPLTSPRDGLPYYISGYIPAKDVQVHNNWNGLGLRGTGSGDITVEEVFMPREMVNESGIWTHHYASPLMRANFNLAAHAAHALGLAVAALEEFKKTTLMRARRGSFRQARLGKEQTNYIAVGKADAKIRSARLFMQDVIARAYENAKTQTHIDYELRVLMHEVNVHVVSEARQVVELMFKEIGAVGTVKGLRMERIFRDMMTASQHAIVIESSYDRAGQYWLTKDQEEGPILDVEFGYVRPPHPQNSHLFDK
- a CDS encoding S10 family peptidase; translated protein: MDQPTPATQQEIEVPGDVHEVTRTTTRQFSAGETFDYAATAGTLVVRENEGAPIASMFYTAYERLPRDPQRPITFLFNGGPGSASLWLNIGGFGPRRASTLTPSATPPAPYAWGDNPHTMLGYSDLVFIDAVGTGYSRLAPGVDPARAWGVDQDIDLFAKAVTRYLARTGAWNRPRYLFGESYGTTRAAGLVHRLQNQGIDVNGVVLLSTLLNRSTSFSAGDHFYINLLPSYAATARYHGVAGHTGLDDAAFLDAARAFALGEYSSALLAGDRLDDSRLATVAEELSGFIGIPAAELIRQRLRPEMEWFREALLRNQERKIGRFDARFTADNGYVIGTGSHDPATDDAATAAVNSAHLAAYREHLHTDLGFETELPYLPLNNVQVAAAWDWKHKAPGIDVPLEVPDVGYDLAAAMRRNPALRVLVTGGVYDLATPFFHAENDVARMFLSPEVRANLQFVWHEAGHMSFVDEEVITRMSADLAGFYRGTLPHTS
- a CDS encoding FadR/GntR family transcriptional regulator — its product is MNTQASRQSVPATRAIADTLVDLIEREAREGDLLPGHFVGTKKELLERFGVAPATLGEAIRVLRNRGVITVKPGPGGGIFLAAQSPITRLGHSLIQLEATDASVEDCLGITDSLDQEVVRDAVRYRTAQDAADLAAMLVELERVWGDTDLAQPLNWRLHKRIAEITPNRILSIVYTNVVDYILTHLDGVPNAPGFSSTSEDRLDVHRRLVQGIVDQDLDTALDAVRDHRTVLSRK
- a CDS encoding helix-turn-helix domain-containing protein, which produces MTSTSDAADAETSADGTRAVAAPQSTTVSRAVRLLGLLAEHPEGLTITELAAALQTQRPPLYRIANSLLDRRLIHRRADARYVLGGGLLDLALPMQRSLEDVFVEPLQRAANAAAAGAVLVLEGADGLVAAVSQSPETTQLHLVTPVGHHFTEGPIAPRLAIEAQRPAARDPESMSALLDEVRDRGYATSGGAAFAGAWAVAFPVQLPEQYGLACAMLVTLQERDEAGVIRAGERMVQDIAARLTGLGFTAAERRTPARG
- the hisC gene encoding histidinol-phosphate transaminase, with the protein product MTDLRLRPDLDALPSYRQGKAAPTEAADGPVFKLSSNENPYPALPSVATAIADLLSGINRYPDSSAADLSGAIAARYGVDTSNVVLGSGSVEIVSQLMRATAGPGDEVLFAWRSFEAYPMLVRAAGAESVHVPLTAEHRHDLDAMAAAITDRTRLIIVCNPNNPTGTTVSNAELVRFLDRVPSDIVVVIDEAYQHFNEQEDAPTGVELFRRYPNVAVAHTFSKAYGLAGIRVGYAIAPEPLAQAMRKVALPFGVTSLAQRAATASLEAEAELQVRVDALIAERARVLGALTAGGWRLPESQGNFIWFPLGDDTAAAAEILERHGILVRPFPGEGLRATIGEVEANDRLVAAAGELAAAGITGGLVAVAV
- a CDS encoding S10 family serine carboxypeptidase-like protein, with protein sequence MTHIDDWTLGAHEFVAGIDANGGAGARFTGHLERHAVRAGDGSPIGSAFTTTYLLGPAAGSERPVTFVFNGGPGVSSVWLHFGGVGPYRVAVPTALREGILPPYRLEENPGSLLAATDLVFIDPIRTGYGALDDGADPALVAGVEGDVAHVADIILAWLERHGRLGSRVFLVGESYGTIRASLLATRLLGRDNSVAVEGVALIGQALNVQETTQRPGNVVGFVAAVPFLAATAHFHGRGANGGRPLAEVVEAAHRWSLERLGPVLLRGDQVPPAELAEVAAEFAGFCGLPQEELVRRRLRVSKEDYRRMLLADEGAVLGLTDTRYTLPTAVPGVAGPEFEPTSVHLDAAYTAISHRFFVESLGAPAHVRYRLADPTTHEGWDYQEASSVGAFGGSPMPSPFALFDYPAHLRSWMRVNPGARLFVGTGHYDSLTTVGAARHLLAQNGLPGDRVLERHYEGGHMMYTDPAAAARLGADLREFIADGSR